One Paralichthys olivaceus isolate ysfri-2021 chromosome 8, ASM2471397v2, whole genome shotgun sequence genomic region harbors:
- the septin3 gene encoding neuronal-specific septin-3 isoform X2, which produces MSDVVPPEVRPKPAVPAKPPNVGAPSPSSPFPPQGPGIGGGVGVPAPLPSGIPVPIGSHASGASHGIGHGVGHGAGNSGGHAAAHSGGHGHTGSHSSGGGSTLLGYIGIDTIIEQMRKKTMKTGFDFNIMVVGHSGLGKSTLVNTLFKSQVSRRSAGWSRDDKIPKTVEIKSVSHVIEEGGVKMKLTLVDTPGFGDQINNDNCWEPIFKYINEQYEKFLKEEVNITRKKRIPDFRVHCCLYFISPTGHSLRQLDIEFMKRLSHSVNIIPVIAKADTMTIEERQDFKQRVRKELEMSGIEFYPQKEFDEDMEDKSDNDKIREAMPFAVVGSDKEYQVNGKRVLGRKTAWGIVEVENPNHCEFAQLRDFLIRSHLQDLKEVTHNIHYETYRAKRLNENGGLHPISSNGTQESNL; this is translated from the exons ATGTCAGACGTAGTTCCTCCAGAAGTGAGACCTAAACCTGCCGTCCCTGCCAAGCCCCCAAATGTGGGGGCTCCTTCCCCCTCGAGCCCCTTCCCACCCCAGGGGCCGGGCATCGGAGGAGGCGTCGGCGTCCCTGCTCCCCTACCAAGTGGTATTCCAGTCCCAATTGGGAGTCATGCCTCCGGAGCCAGTCATGGTATTGGCCATGGCGTGGGCCACGGTGCCGGCAATAGTGGGGGTCACGCTGCAGCGCACAGCGGAGGTCATGGCCACACTGGCTCCCATAGCTCTGGTGGGGGGTCCACACTGCTGGGATACATTGGCATCGACACCATCATTGAGCAGATGAGGAAGAAAACCATGAAGACAGGATTTGACTTCAACATCATGGTAGTCG GTCACAGCGGTCTGGGAAAGTCGACTCTTGTCAACACCTTATTCAAGTCCCAGGTGAGCAGGAGGAGCGCAGGATGGTCCCGTGATGACAAGATACCCAAAACTGTGGAGATCAAATCAGTGTCTCATG tcaTTGAGGAGGGTGGAGTGAAGATGAAGCTGACACTCGTTGACACGCCAGGCTTTGGGGACCAAATCAACAATGACAACTG CTGGGAGCCCATTTTCAAGTACATCAACGAGCAGTATGAGAAGTTCCTAAAGGAGGAAGTCAACATCACCAGGAAAAAACGCATCCCCGACTTCAGGGTGCACTGCTGTCTCTACTTCATCTCCCCAACTGGACACTC TCTTCGGCAGCTAGACATCGAGTTCATGAAGCGCTTGAGTCACTCAGTCAACATTATCCCTGTCATTGCCAAAGCAGACACAATGACCATTGAGGAGCGACAGGATTTCAAACAGCGG GTAAGAAAGGAGTTGGAGATGAGTGGGATTGAGTTTTACCCACAGAAAGAGTTTGATGAGGACATGGAGGACAAGAGCGACAATGATAAGATCAGG GAGGCGATGCCCTTCGCTGTGGTCGGCAGTGACAAAGAATATCAAGTGAATGGCAAACGGGTTCTGGGGAGGAAGACAGCATGGGGAATCGTGGAAG TTGAAAATCCCAACCATTGTGAATTTGCTCAGCTGAGAGATTTCCTGATCAG GTCCCACCTCCAGGATCTGAAGGAGGTCACTCATAACATTCACTATGAAACTTACCGAGCCAAGAGACTGAACGAGAACGGAGGTCTACACCCCATATCCTCCAATGGCACCCAAGAAAGCAACCtgtag
- the septin3 gene encoding neuronal-specific septin-3 isoform X1 codes for MEEAEDPYYVTMYYPGSVYVDMSDVVPPEVRPKPAVPAKPPNVGAPSPSSPFPPQGPGIGGGVGVPAPLPSGIPVPIGSHASGASHGIGHGVGHGAGNSGGHAAAHSGGHGHTGSHSSGGGSTLLGYIGIDTIIEQMRKKTMKTGFDFNIMVVGHSGLGKSTLVNTLFKSQVSRRSAGWSRDDKIPKTVEIKSVSHVIEEGGVKMKLTLVDTPGFGDQINNDNCWEPIFKYINEQYEKFLKEEVNITRKKRIPDFRVHCCLYFISPTGHSLRQLDIEFMKRLSHSVNIIPVIAKADTMTIEERQDFKQRVRKELEMSGIEFYPQKEFDEDMEDKSDNDKIREAMPFAVVGSDKEYQVNGKRVLGRKTAWGIVEVENPNHCEFAQLRDFLIRSHLQDLKEVTHNIHYETYRAKRLNENGGLHPISSNGTQESNL; via the exons ACATGTCAGACGTAGTTCCTCCAGAAGTGAGACCTAAACCTGCCGTCCCTGCCAAGCCCCCAAATGTGGGGGCTCCTTCCCCCTCGAGCCCCTTCCCACCCCAGGGGCCGGGCATCGGAGGAGGCGTCGGCGTCCCTGCTCCCCTACCAAGTGGTATTCCAGTCCCAATTGGGAGTCATGCCTCCGGAGCCAGTCATGGTATTGGCCATGGCGTGGGCCACGGTGCCGGCAATAGTGGGGGTCACGCTGCAGCGCACAGCGGAGGTCATGGCCACACTGGCTCCCATAGCTCTGGTGGGGGGTCCACACTGCTGGGATACATTGGCATCGACACCATCATTGAGCAGATGAGGAAGAAAACCATGAAGACAGGATTTGACTTCAACATCATGGTAGTCG GTCACAGCGGTCTGGGAAAGTCGACTCTTGTCAACACCTTATTCAAGTCCCAGGTGAGCAGGAGGAGCGCAGGATGGTCCCGTGATGACAAGATACCCAAAACTGTGGAGATCAAATCAGTGTCTCATG tcaTTGAGGAGGGTGGAGTGAAGATGAAGCTGACACTCGTTGACACGCCAGGCTTTGGGGACCAAATCAACAATGACAACTG CTGGGAGCCCATTTTCAAGTACATCAACGAGCAGTATGAGAAGTTCCTAAAGGAGGAAGTCAACATCACCAGGAAAAAACGCATCCCCGACTTCAGGGTGCACTGCTGTCTCTACTTCATCTCCCCAACTGGACACTC TCTTCGGCAGCTAGACATCGAGTTCATGAAGCGCTTGAGTCACTCAGTCAACATTATCCCTGTCATTGCCAAAGCAGACACAATGACCATTGAGGAGCGACAGGATTTCAAACAGCGG GTAAGAAAGGAGTTGGAGATGAGTGGGATTGAGTTTTACCCACAGAAAGAGTTTGATGAGGACATGGAGGACAAGAGCGACAATGATAAGATCAGG GAGGCGATGCCCTTCGCTGTGGTCGGCAGTGACAAAGAATATCAAGTGAATGGCAAACGGGTTCTGGGGAGGAAGACAGCATGGGGAATCGTGGAAG TTGAAAATCCCAACCATTGTGAATTTGCTCAGCTGAGAGATTTCCTGATCAG GTCCCACCTCCAGGATCTGAAGGAGGTCACTCATAACATTCACTATGAAACTTACCGAGCCAAGAGACTGAACGAGAACGGAGGTCTACACCCCATATCCTCCAATGGCACCCAAGAAAGCAACCtgtag